In a single window of the Drosophila albomicans strain 15112-1751.03 chromosome 3, ASM965048v2, whole genome shotgun sequence genome:
- the LOC117568589 gene encoding fibrinogen-like protein 1 isoform X1, which produces MSSKHFHLCFNPIETFEMGRIKINVILLIILKLFLVGTTTGEETCENDREMDKLCGGHTYKSVKPLLDYFKQVRNELDQSEIKEKHISEINADLMIKYHEIVAIHEKLMKEAFQLDEYKNQIIRKENDLQLCQSKVDKLESEINSQQTTINKLTLHANFLASYDECKKELSDKSNNLEICEVQLKKLNSSVIEKDEKISEYSATIQNITENQKTISLKLEEKQTVLFKKDKDIEICHEEIVKLNRTLHNNNIPSSCLPFGEHPSVHEIEVCSSFDVLCDSQLAGLDWIVIQQRINGKENFTRDWATYRKGFGSLDGDFFLGLEKMSELTSLQQYELYIHLVAKNGSIFYARYDDFKISDEDHGYALSLGKFKGNIKDAMRNHENMKFTTFDRDNDPSYDNCAVWYNGGWWYKSCSHCNLNGLYGQYLYWYAEKANTLKEAKMLIRPKEDKNK; this is translated from the exons atgtcatcaaaacat tttcatcTTTGTTTTAATCCGATCGAGACATTCGAAATGggtagaataaaaataaacgtaattttattaataatccTCAAACTATTCTTGGTGGGCACAACAACAGGAGAAGAG ACATGCGAGAACGACCGAGAAATGGACAAACTGTGCGGGGGTCATACCTATAAAAGTGTGAAGCCTTTGCTAGACTACTTTAAGCAAGTTCGTAATGAGTTAGACCaaagtgaaattaaagaaaagcaTATAAGTGAAATAAATGCTGATCTTATGATAAAGTATCATGAAATTGTAGCAATTCATGAAAAGCTCATGAAGGAGGCATTTCAATTAGATGAgtataaaaaccaaataataagaaaagaaaacgatttgcaattgtgtcaaaGTAAAGTTGATAAATTAGAATCTGAGATTAAttcacaacaaacaactataaacaaattaaccCTACATGCAAATTTTCTTGCGAGTTATGATGAGTGTAAAAAAGAATTATCAGATAAATCGAACAATTTAGAAATATGTGAggttcaattaaaaaaactgaATTCTAGTGTTATTGAAAAAGATGAGAAAATTTCTGAATACTCTGCAACAATTCAAAACATCACAGAAAATCAGAAAACAATTAGTTTGAAATTAGAAGAGAAGCAAACCGTGTTATTTAAGAAAGATAAAGACATTGAAATATGCCATGaagaaattgttaaattaaataggacattacataataataatattcctTCGAGTTGTCTCCCTTTCGGAGAACATCCTAGTGTGCATGAAATTGAAGTTTGTAGTTCCTTTGATGTTCTAtgcgatagtcagttagctggGCTTGATTGGATAGTAATACAGCAGCGAATTAatggaaaagaaaactttaccAGGGATTGGGCCACTTATAGAAAAGGTTTCGGTTCATTGGATGGTGACTTTTTCCTTGGATTAGAAAAGATGTCTGAACTAACGAGCTTACAGCAATACGAACTCTACATACATTTGGTTGCCAAAAATGGCAGCATCTTCTACGCTCGATACGAtgacttcaaaatatctgatgaagaCCATGGATACGCACTAAGCTTGGGTAAATTCAAGGGAAATATTAAGGATGCGATGAGAAACCAcgaaaacatgaaattcacaacattCGATCGGGATAATGACCCTTCTTATGATAATTGTGCAGTTTGGTATAATGGTGGTTGGTGGTACAAATCTTGTAGTCAttg TAACTTAAATGGATTATACGGTCAGTATCTATATTGGTATGCTGAAAAAGCAAATACACTCAAAGAAGCTAAGATGCTTATTCGTCCCAAAGAAGacaaaaataagtga
- the LOC117568589 gene encoding fibrinogen-like protein 1 isoform X2, protein MGRTKINVILLIILKLFLVGTTTGEETCENDREMDKLCGGHTYKSVKPLLDYFKQVRNELDQSEIKEKHISEINADLMIKYHEIVAIHEKLMKEAFQLDEYKNQIIRKENDLQLCQSKVDKLESEINSQQTTINKLTLHANFLASYDECKKELSDKSNNLEICEVQLKKLNSSVIEKDEKISEYSATIQNITENQKTISLKLEEKQTVLFKKDKDIEICHEEIVKLNRTLHNNNIPSSCLPFGEHPSVHEIEVCSSFDVLCDSQLAGLDWIVIQQRINGKENFTRDWATYRKGFGSLDGDFFLGLEKMSELTSLQQYELYIHLVAKNGSIFYARYDDFKISDEDHGYALSLGKFKGNIKDAMRNHENMKFTTFDRDNDPSYDNCAVWYNGGWWYKSCSHCNLNGLYGQYLYWYAEKANTLKEAKMLIRPKEDKNK, encoded by the exons ATGGgtagaacaaaaataaacgtaattttattaataatccTCAAACTATTCTTAGTGGGCACAACAACAGGAGAAGAG ACATGCGAGAACGACCGAGAAATGGACAAACTGTGCGGGGGTCATACCTATAAAAGTGTGAAGCCTTTGCTAGACTACTTTAAGCAAGTTCGTAATGAGTTAGACCaaagtgaaattaaagaaaagcaTATAAGTGAAATAAATGCTGATCTTATGATAAAGTATCATGAAATTGTAGCAATTCATGAAAAGCTCATGAAGGAGGCATTTCAATTAGATGAgtataaaaaccaaataataagaaaagaaaacgatttgcaattgtgtcaaaGTAAAGTTGATAAATTAGAATCTGAGATTAAttcacaacaaacaactataaacaaattaaccCTACATGCAAATTTTCTTGCGAGTTATGATGAGTGTAAAAAAGAATTATCAGATAAATCGAACAATTTAGAAATATGTGAggttcaattaaaaaaactgaATTCTAGTGTTATTGAAAAAGATGAGAAAATTTCTGAATACTCTGCAACAATTCAAAACATCACAGAAAATCAGAAAACAATTAGTTTGAAATTAGAAGAGAAGCAAACCGTGTTATTTAAGAAAGATAAAGACATTGAAATATGCCATGaagaaattgttaaattaaataggacattacataataataatattcctTCGAGTTGTCTCCCTTTCGGAGAACATCCTAGTGTGCATGAAATTGAAGTTTGTAGTTCCTTTGATGTTCTAtgcgatagtcagttagctggGCTTGATTGGATAGTAATACAGCAGCGAATTAatggaaaagaaaactttaccAGGGATTGGGCCACTTATAGAAAAGGTTTCGGTTCATTGGATGGTGACTTTTTCCTTGGATTAGAAAAGATGTCTGAACTAACGAGCTTACAGCAATACGAACTCTACATACATTTGGTTGCCAAAAATGGCAGCATCTTCTACGCTCGATACGAtgacttcaaaatatctgatgaagaCCATGGATACGCACTAAGCTTGGGTAAATTCAAGGGAAATATTAAGGATGCGATGAGAAACCAcgaaaacatgaaattcacaacattCGATCGGGATAATGACCCTTCTTATGATAATTGTGCAGTTTGGTATAATGGTGGTTGGTGGTACAAATCTTGTAGTCAttg TAACTTAAATGGATTATACGGTCAGTATCTATATTGGTATGCTGAAAAAGCAAATACACTCAAAGAAGCTAAGATGCTTATTCGTCCCAAAGAAGacaaaaataagtga
- the LOC117568589 gene encoding angiopoietin-related protein 7-like isoform X4, producing MGRTKINVILLIILKLFLVGTTTGEETNENNRKIDELCSSYTYKSVKPLLNYFKQVRNELDQSDIKEKHISEINADLMIKYHEIVAIHEKLMKEAFQLDEYKNQIIRKENDLQLCQSKVDKLESEINSQQTTINQLTLHLLDKSNKLEICEDQLKKLNSSVIEKDEKISEYSATIQNITENQKTISLKLEGSQAMLLKKDKDIEICHAEIIKLNRTSHNNNNPSSCLPFGDHPGVHEIEVSGVGSFDVLCDSQLAGPGWIVIQQRIGGEENFTRDWATYREGFGSLDSDFFLGLEKMYRLTSLQQYELYIHLVTLNGSIFYARYDDFKISDEDHGYALSLGKFKGNIRDSMRDHENMEFTTFDRDNDASYDNCAARHKCGWWYKDCCHCNLNGLYGQYLYWYAEKANTLKEAKMLIRPKEDKNK from the exons ATGGgtagaacaaaaataaacgtaattttattaataatccTCAAACTATTCTTAGTGGGCACAACAACAGGAGAAGAG ACGAACGAGAACAACCGAAAAATAGATGAACTGTGCAGCAGTTATACCTATAAAAGTGTGAAGCCTTTGCTAAACTACTTTAAGCAAGTTCGTAATGAGTTAGACCAAAGTGACATTAAGGAAAAGCATATAAGTGAAATAAATGCTGATCTTATGATAAAGTATCATGAAATTGTAGCAATTCATGAAAAGCTCATGAAGGAGGCATTTCAATTAGATGAgtataaaaaccaaataataagaaaagaaaacgatttgcaattgtgtcaaaGTAAAGTTGATAAATTAGAATCTGAGATTAAttcacaacaaacaactatAAACCAATTAACACTACATTTATTAGATAAATCTAACAAATTGGAAATATGTGAGGATCAATTAAAAAAGCTTAATTCTAGTGTTATTGAAAAAGATGAGAAAATTTCTGAATACTCTGCAACAATTCAAAACATTACAGAAAATCAGAAAACAATTAGTTTGAAATTAGAAGGGAGTCAAGccatgttattaaagaaagaTAAAGACATTGAAATATGCCATgcagaaattattaaattaaataggacatcacataataataataatcctTCAAGTTGTCTCCCTTTCGGAGATCATCCTGGTGTGCATGAAATTGAAGTTTCTGGTGTTGGTTCCTTCGATGTTCTAtgcgatagtcagttagctggGCCTGGTTGGATAGTAATACAACAGCGAATTGGTGGAGAAGAGAACTTTACCAGGGATTGGGCCACATATCGAGAAGGTTTCGGTTCATTGGATAGTGACTTTTTCCTTGGATTAGAAAAGATGTATCGACTAACGAGTCTGCAGCAATACGAACTCTACATACATTTGGTTACCTTAAATGGCAGCATCTTCTACGCTCGATACGAtgacttcaaaatatctgatgaagaCCATGGATACGCACTAAGCTTGGGTAAATTCAAGGGAAATATTAGGGATTCGATGAGAGACCACGAAAACATGGAATTCACAACATTCGATCGGGATAATGACGCTTCTTATGATAATTGTGCAGCTCGGCATAAATGTGGCTGGTGGTACAAGGATTGTTGTCAttg TAACTTAAATGGATTATACGGTCAGTATCTATATTGGTATGCTGAAAAAGCAAATACACTCAAAGAAGCTAAGATGCTTATTCGTCCCAAAGAAGacaaaaataagtga
- the LOC117568589 gene encoding angiopoietin-related protein 7-like isoform X3 produces MGRTKINVILLIILKLFLVGTTTGEETNENNRKIDELCSSYTYKSVKPLLNYFKQVRNELDQSDIKEKHISEINADLMIKYHEIVAIHEKLMKEAFQLDEYKNQIIRKENDLQLCQSKVDKLESEINSQQTTINQLTLHLLDKSNKLEICEDQLKKLNSSVIEKDEKISEYSATIQNITENQKTISLKLEGSQAMLLKKDKDIEICHAEIIKLNRTSHNNNNPSSCLPFGDHPGVHEIEVSGVGSFDVLCDSQLAGPGWIVIQQRIGGEENFTRDWATYREGFGSLDSDFFLGLEKMYRLTSLQQYELYIHLVTLNGSIFYARYDDFKISDEDHGYALSLGKFKGNIRDSMRDHENMEFTTFDRDNDASYDNCAARHKCGWWYKDCCHCNLNGLYGNNLYWYSGTVNILKEAKMLIRPKEDKNK; encoded by the exons ATGGgtagaacaaaaataaacgtaattttattaataatccTCAAACTATTCTTAGTGGGCACAACAACAGGAGAAGAG ACGAACGAGAACAACCGAAAAATAGATGAACTGTGCAGCAGTTATACCTATAAAAGTGTGAAGCCTTTGCTAAACTACTTTAAGCAAGTTCGTAATGAGTTAGACCAAAGTGACATTAAGGAAAAGCATATAAGTGAAATAAATGCTGATCTTATGATAAAGTATCATGAAATTGTAGCAATTCATGAAAAGCTCATGAAGGAGGCATTTCAATTAGATGAgtataaaaaccaaataataagaaaagaaaacgatttgcaattgtgtcaaaGTAAAGTTGATAAATTAGAATCTGAGATTAAttcacaacaaacaactatAAACCAATTAACACTACATTTATTAGATAAATCTAACAAATTGGAAATATGTGAGGATCAATTAAAAAAGCTTAATTCTAGTGTTATTGAAAAAGATGAGAAAATTTCTGAATACTCTGCAACAATTCAAAACATTACAGAAAATCAGAAAACAATTAGTTTGAAATTAGAAGGGAGTCAAGccatgttattaaagaaagaTAAAGACATTGAAATATGCCATgcagaaattattaaattaaataggacatcacataataataataatcctTCAAGTTGTCTCCCTTTCGGAGATCATCCTGGTGTGCATGAAATTGAAGTTTCTGGTGTTGGTTCCTTCGATGTTCTAtgcgatagtcagttagctggGCCTGGTTGGATAGTAATACAACAGCGAATTGGTGGAGAAGAGAACTTTACCAGGGATTGGGCCACATATCGAGAAGGTTTCGGTTCATTGGATAGTGACTTTTTCCTTGGATTAGAAAAGATGTATCGACTAACGAGTCTGCAGCAATACGAACTCTACATACATTTGGTTACCTTAAATGGCAGCATCTTCTACGCTCGATACGAtgacttcaaaatatctgatgaagaCCATGGATACGCACTAAGCTTGGGTAAATTCAAGGGAAATATTAGGGATTCGATGAGAGACCACGAAAACATGGAATTCACAACATTCGATCGGGATAATGACGCTTCTTATGATAATTGTGCAGCTCGGCATAAATGTGGCTGGTGGTACAAGGATTGTTGTCAttg TAACTTAAATGGATTATACGGCAATAATCTATATTGGTATTCTGGAACAGTAAATATACTCAAAGAAGCTAAGATGCTTATTCGTCCCAAAGAAGACAAAAATAAGTGA